In the Palaeococcus pacificus DY20341 genome, one interval contains:
- a CDS encoding iron-sulfur cluster assembly protein encodes MEVDEIYEELKKVKEPISGEDIVSLGIVSRIIKEDHKVLIFLNLVRRTPRGPFGMALHWPVYAKIIREIVKVLGEKLPDFEIIDDVSLQRYYPLEEV; translated from the coding sequence TTGGAAGTTGACGAAATCTATGAGGAGCTCAAAAAAGTGAAAGAGCCTATAAGCGGTGAGGACATAGTGAGTTTAGGTATAGTTAGCAGAATCATTAAAGAAGACCACAAAGTCTTAATATTCCTCAATTTAGTGAGGAGAACACCAAGGGGCCCCTTTGGAATGGCCCTCCACTGGCCTGTCTACGCAAAGATAATTAGGGAGATAGTAAAAGTTTTAGGGGAGAAGCTCCCAGATTTTGAAATAATTGATGATGTAAGTCTTC
- a CDS encoding ArsA family ATPase, which yields MKEYLKPKSGFRTIFFIGKGGVGKTTSSAAVSIALAKKGYNTLIVSTDPAHNLGDVFMVKLNDKPKKIMKNLYAMELDMEKLIKNYLRHLEANLKHMYRYLTVINLEKYFEVLSFSPGIEEYATLEAIREILQEGEKWDVIIFDTPPTGLTLRVLALPEIALIWTDKLIDLRRKILDRRKAIEKIQGERKFVIDGEEYKLPSDEKEDAVMRELLAYKKEIEFVREIVTNKDRTSVVAVMNPEMLPLYETKRAYDSLRKFKIPFNMIVINKVIELEEMHPKLKVRMEAQERVLKEIEKEFKGIDIVRVPMFEEEPRGLEWLEKVGGLIVGS from the coding sequence ATGAAGGAGTACTTAAAGCCAAAAAGCGGCTTTAGAACGATATTCTTCATTGGTAAGGGTGGTGTTGGAAAAACGACAAGCTCAGCAGCGGTTTCTATAGCACTGGCTAAAAAAGGATACAATACACTAATAGTCTCCACTGATCCAGCGCACAACCTAGGGGACGTCTTTATGGTCAAACTCAATGATAAGCCAAAGAAAATTATGAAGAACCTCTATGCTATGGAGCTTGACATGGAGAAGCTCATAAAGAACTACCTCCGGCATTTGGAAGCGAACTTAAAGCACATGTACCGCTACCTGACGGTCATAAACCTGGAGAAGTACTTTGAAGTTTTGAGCTTTTCGCCCGGGATAGAGGAGTACGCAACGCTCGAGGCAATTAGGGAGATTCTCCAAGAGGGTGAAAAGTGGGACGTTATAATCTTCGACACACCTCCGACGGGCCTTACTTTGAGAGTCTTAGCCCTGCCGGAAATTGCGCTAATATGGACGGACAAGCTGATAGACCTTCGGAGGAAAATTCTGGACAGGAGAAAAGCTATAGAGAAGATTCAAGGAGAGAGGAAGTTTGTAATAGATGGCGAAGAGTACAAACTGCCAAGCGATGAAAAAGAGGATGCAGTAATGAGAGAGCTCCTAGCATATAAAAAGGAGATTGAGTTTGTTAGGGAGATAGTGACTAACAAAGATAGGACGAGCGTTGTCGCGGTCATGAACCCTGAAATGCTGCCTCTTTACGAAACAAAGAGAGCATATGATAGCTTGAGGAAGTTTAAGATTCCATTTAACATGATAGTTATCAACAAAGTGATTGAGCTCGAAGAGATGCATCCAAAGCTAAAAGTAAGGATGGAGGCACAGGAGAGAGTTTTAAAAGAGATAGAGAAGGAGTTCAAAGGTATCGATATCGTTAGAGTGCCTATGTTTGAAGAAGAGCCTAGGGGCCTTGAGTGGCTCGAAAAAGTCGGGGGGCTAATAGTTGGAAGTTGA
- a CDS encoding carbon starvation CstA family protein has protein sequence MNSAAIILAAAIIYVALYFSYGRSLQSKVVKADPNRPTPAHKLYDGVDYVPAHPLVLYGHHFASIAGAGPIVGPALAMAWGWIPSLLWVWFGNVFIGAVHDYLALMASVRYDGKSIQWIAGKIMSRRTGIAFEVYIWFALLLVVAAFVAVVSKLLTTTPQAATATLLFLIVAVILGWLMYKVKLNFYASTAIGLILLIIAVWLGLNHPLILVQGQTDAASAAYLKAYHYWNIILWIYIIAASSLPVWVLLQPRDYLNAYILWFGLLIGGIAFIALAKPFEAPGFTMWSANVVGGQPSPFWPTIPLVIACGALSGFHSIVGSGTTSKQLDSEIHGLMVGYGGMFTEGFLSTIVITAIAVYGVKLTGLSAEATTWGTQYITKGGLGTFIAGYAQGLTDFYGLDLTLGKTFATLWVSAFALTSLDTATRLGRFAWQEVFGMVTDTSQGMWKTITNKWVASFIIASLGTYLAWGSGYKVLWPAFGGMNQLLASIAMMTAALWAYKIQKAGKWTYAVLIPALFLWITVTAAIIWYIMYIPLPNVTTTIGAKGALLVGLLLNILLAYDFYLAWKKPEEEYEAVAA, from the coding sequence ATGAACTCAGCAGCTATTATATTAGCGGCTGCCATTATCTATGTGGCGCTGTATTTTAGTTATGGAAGATCCCTGCAGAGCAAAGTTGTTAAAGCCGATCCAAACAGGCCAACACCCGCACACAAACTCTACGATGGCGTTGACTACGTTCCAGCGCACCCATTGGTTCTCTATGGTCACCACTTTGCAAGTATAGCAGGTGCAGGACCTATCGTAGGTCCAGCATTAGCAATGGCGTGGGGATGGATTCCATCACTCCTCTGGGTTTGGTTTGGAAACGTCTTCATTGGTGCAGTGCACGACTATTTGGCATTGATGGCATCCGTTCGCTATGATGGTAAGTCAATACAGTGGATTGCAGGTAAAATCATGAGCAGGAGGACAGGTATTGCCTTTGAGGTTTACATATGGTTCGCCCTTCTCCTCGTGGTTGCGGCATTCGTTGCGGTGGTATCAAAGCTGTTGACAACGACTCCACAAGCAGCTACCGCTACACTATTGTTCCTCATCGTCGCCGTGATTCTAGGATGGCTGATGTACAAAGTAAAGCTCAACTTTTATGCATCTACTGCAATTGGGCTGATTCTCTTGATAATTGCAGTCTGGCTTGGATTAAACCATCCGCTCATTCTCGTTCAAGGACAGACAGATGCTGCAAGCGCAGCTTATCTAAAAGCATATCACTATTGGAACATAATCCTTTGGATTTACATCATCGCGGCTTCATCACTACCAGTATGGGTGCTCTTACAGCCAAGAGATTACTTGAACGCTTACATCTTATGGTTTGGTCTCTTAATTGGAGGTATAGCATTCATAGCATTAGCAAAGCCATTTGAAGCTCCAGGCTTTACAATGTGGTCTGCAAACGTCGTAGGTGGACAGCCCTCACCGTTCTGGCCGACAATCCCATTAGTTATTGCATGTGGTGCTTTGAGTGGATTCCACTCTATAGTAGGCTCTGGAACGACATCAAAGCAGCTTGACAGTGAAATCCATGGTCTGATGGTGGGTTATGGTGGAATGTTCACCGAGGGATTCCTCTCAACAATCGTTATCACTGCCATAGCAGTCTATGGAGTTAAGCTCACAGGGCTTAGCGCAGAGGCAACAACTTGGGGAACTCAATACATCACCAAAGGTGGTCTTGGAACATTCATTGCAGGTTATGCCCAAGGATTGACAGACTTCTACGGCTTAGACTTAACATTAGGTAAGACCTTTGCAACCCTCTGGGTCTCAGCCTTTGCTCTAACTTCATTGGACACCGCTACAAGGCTTGGAAGGTTTGCATGGCAAGAAGTCTTTGGAATGGTGACGGACACAAGCCAAGGCATGTGGAAGACGATAACCAATAAGTGGGTCGCTTCATTCATCATAGCCTCACTTGGAACGTACTTGGCTTGGGGCTCAGGTTATAAAGTGCTCTGGCCAGCGTTTGGTGGTATGAACCAGCTATTAGCATCAATTGCTATGATGACCGCTGCTCTATGGGCATACAAGATTCAAAAAGCTGGAAAGTGGACTTATGCTGTCTTAATCCCAGCGCTCTTCCTTTGGATAACAGTTACCGCAGCAATTATATGGTACATCATGTACATTCCACTGCCCAACGTGACAACCACTATTGGAGCAAAGGGTGCATTGTTAGTCGGCCTTCTCTTGAACATCCTCTTAGCTTATGACTTCTACTTAGCGTGGAAGAAGCCAGAGGAGGAGTATGAGGCCGTAGCAGCTTGA
- a CDS encoding pyruvate/oxaloacetate carboxyltransferase, whose translation MVEIIDTTFRDAHQSLIATRMSTQDMLPIAEKMDSIGFYSMEVWGGATFDAAMRFLREDPWERLKLLREHIKKTKLQMLLRGQNIVGYKHYPDDVVERFVELAYKNGIDIFRVFDALNDVRNMKVAIKKAKEVGAEVQGSIAYTTGPIFTLDYYMKLVDELIALDVDCITIKDMAALLTPQKAYELVREIKERYGIKVNVHTHSTSGLAVATYLKAVEAGADFIDTAISPLAFGTAQPGIQTIYHVLPKELRPKINLKTIYEIHLYLRELLEKKYDHLLNKKALTVNTDVLVHQIPGGMYSNLINQLAEMKALDRLDEVLEEIPKVRKELGYPPLVTPTSQIVGTQAVLNVLFGRYKRITQETKNYVKGLYGEPPAEISEEIKKLIIGDEKPITTRPADLLEPMLEKCRKELEERGYLQKEEDVLTYCLFPQVALEFFELRKQGKLKPLKEKPKGKIIKIYIGGREYEVGIEGVKLESLAMPMAQAPVEVQVPSVPSSVSSVPVSAPKPQVVAGEGSVTAPMPGKILRILVREGEQVRTGQGLLILEAMKMENEIPSPVDGVVKAIHVKEGDTIDTGQLLIELS comes from the coding sequence ATGGTCGAGATTATAGACACAACATTTAGAGATGCTCATCAGTCCCTCATAGCTACAAGAATGAGCACACAGGATATGCTCCCAATTGCCGAAAAAATGGATAGTATAGGATTTTATTCTATGGAAGTCTGGGGAGGAGCAACTTTCGATGCTGCGATGCGCTTTTTGAGGGAAGACCCATGGGAGAGACTTAAGCTTTTACGCGAGCACATTAAAAAGACTAAGCTCCAAATGCTCCTTAGAGGGCAAAATATTGTAGGATACAAGCACTATCCAGATGATGTTGTGGAAAGGTTCGTAGAGCTAGCTTACAAAAACGGCATAGACATCTTCAGAGTTTTTGATGCTTTAAATGATGTCAGGAATATGAAAGTGGCAATTAAAAAGGCTAAAGAAGTCGGTGCAGAGGTGCAGGGATCAATAGCTTACACTACCGGACCAATATTTACTCTCGACTACTACATGAAGCTTGTCGATGAGCTCATAGCTTTAGATGTGGACTGCATAACAATCAAGGACATGGCAGCCCTCTTAACGCCGCAAAAAGCCTACGAGCTAGTTAGAGAGATAAAAGAGCGCTATGGCATTAAAGTTAACGTTCACACCCATTCAACGAGCGGTTTGGCAGTTGCCACCTATTTAAAGGCTGTTGAAGCTGGAGCCGACTTTATAGACACTGCTATAAGTCCATTGGCATTTGGGACAGCTCAGCCAGGGATTCAAACAATATATCATGTCCTTCCCAAAGAGTTAAGGCCAAAAATAAATTTGAAAACGATTTACGAAATTCACCTGTATCTCAGGGAACTTTTAGAGAAAAAGTACGACCACCTGCTCAATAAGAAGGCCCTAACGGTAAATACTGATGTCCTTGTTCATCAGATTCCTGGAGGGATGTACTCCAACTTAATAAATCAGTTAGCTGAAATGAAAGCTCTCGATAGGCTCGATGAAGTTCTGGAAGAAATTCCAAAGGTTAGAAAGGAGCTTGGCTATCCCCCGCTCGTCACCCCAACTTCCCAGATAGTTGGAACCCAAGCCGTTCTCAACGTGCTCTTTGGAAGATACAAAAGGATTACACAGGAAACTAAGAACTACGTTAAAGGTCTTTATGGAGAGCCTCCTGCAGAGATAAGTGAAGAAATTAAAAAGCTCATAATTGGAGATGAAAAGCCAATAACAACGAGACCAGCTGACCTTCTTGAGCCAATGCTTGAGAAATGCAGAAAAGAGCTCGAAGAAAGAGGTTACCTCCAAAAAGAGGAGGACGTTTTAACCTATTGCCTCTTCCCACAGGTTGCTTTAGAGTTCTTTGAACTTAGAAAACAAGGAAAGCTCAAGCCCCTCAAAGAAAAACCAAAAGGGAAAATCATCAAAATCTACATTGGTGGAAGAGAGTATGAAGTTGGCATTGAAGGCGTTAAGCTCGAAAGCTTAGCCATGCCAATGGCACAAGCTCCTGTTGAGGTTCAGGTGCCTTCTGTGCCGTCTTCGGTTTCGAGTGTTCCTGTTTCGGCGCCTAAGCCTCAGGTTGTTGCTGGGGAGGGTAGTGTTACTGCGCCGATGCCTGGTAAGATTTTGAGGATTCTTGTTAGGGAGGGCGAGCAGGTTAGGACTGGTCAGGGTTTACTCATTTTAGAAGCAATGAAGATGGAGAATGAAATACCTTCTCCGGTGGATGGTGTGGTTAAGGCAATCCACGTTAAAGAAGGCGACACCATCGACACAGGACAACTACTAATCGAGTTATCTTAA
- the fba gene encoding class I fructose-bisphosphate aldolase: protein METYNNIGIQRRLRRFFRRDGRALIFAMDHGFEHGPTDFEETWEHIDPNLILKKVIKAGIDGVMTLPGIARIAGKQFYGKDVGLMIKLTSKTELRPKEDHFLQSPLGFVEDVIKLGADAVAATVYWGSPYEDIMMKQFAEIASIAHDYGYPVVQFSYPRGPYINERYGKKEDYRVVMYGARAAAEMGADMIKTYWTGSKETFKKVVEAASGVPVLLSGGAKTDNPVDFLKLVWDVMEAGGSGAVVGRNIFQRKDPEPMIRAILRVIHRNEDPEEAAKAEGLV from the coding sequence ATGGAGACATACAACAATATTGGCATCCAAAGGAGGTTGAGGCGCTTCTTTAGAAGAGATGGAAGAGCGTTGATTTTTGCTATGGATCACGGATTTGAGCACGGCCCTACAGATTTTGAGGAAACATGGGAGCACATTGACCCAAACCTCATATTAAAGAAGGTCATTAAGGCGGGTATAGACGGTGTGATGACACTCCCAGGAATAGCAAGGATAGCTGGAAAGCAGTTTTACGGTAAGGATGTAGGGCTAATGATTAAGCTCACAAGCAAGACAGAGCTTAGGCCTAAAGAGGATCACTTCCTTCAAAGTCCTTTGGGGTTCGTTGAAGATGTTATAAAGCTCGGTGCTGATGCTGTGGCAGCAACCGTCTATTGGGGCTCTCCCTATGAGGATATAATGATGAAACAGTTCGCAGAGATAGCAAGTATAGCCCACGACTACGGCTATCCCGTTGTGCAGTTCTCTTATCCAAGAGGGCCATATATAAACGAGCGCTATGGGAAAAAGGAGGACTATCGTGTTGTCATGTATGGAGCGAGAGCAGCGGCTGAGATGGGCGCGGATATGATTAAAACCTATTGGACCGGCTCAAAGGAAACTTTTAAGAAAGTTGTTGAAGCAGCGAGCGGTGTTCCAGTCCTTTTAAGTGGAGGAGCCAAGACTGACAATCCAGTAGACTTTCTAAAGCTTGTGTGGGATGTCATGGAAGCAGGAGGAAGTGGTGCAGTCGTTGGAAGAAACATATTCCAAAGAAAAGATCCAGAGCCAATGATTAGAGCCATACTTAGGGTAATCCACAGGAACGAAGACCCAGAAGAAGCTGCTAAGGCTGAAGGTTTGGTTTGA
- a CDS encoding biotin--[acetyl-CoA-carboxylase] ligase codes for MIGLTTRVLGKKVIYFQEISSTNEYAKNIAMNEEEGTVIVADIQSRGHGRKARMWVSPKGGLWMSVILKPKLHPEHLTKLVFIGALAVVETLEAFGIEAKIKWPNDVLIEGKKVCGILAEGKYSESEIDYVVLGIGLNVNIDKNDLPENIRMHSISLKEVLGAEIPIEEVFKVLIRRLEHWYAVFKEEKYEDILQKWREYAILGRKVRIIREEGEIEGVALGVDELGALIVETSTGKREKIIYGDVSLRYA; via the coding sequence ATGATTGGTTTAACAACTCGTGTTTTGGGCAAGAAAGTGATTTACTTTCAAGAGATAAGTTCTACAAATGAATATGCTAAAAATATAGCTATGAACGAAGAAGAAGGCACTGTAATCGTTGCGGATATTCAAAGCAGAGGACATGGAAGAAAAGCTAGAATGTGGGTCTCTCCTAAAGGCGGTTTGTGGATGAGCGTCATACTAAAGCCAAAGCTGCATCCTGAGCATTTAACGAAACTTGTTTTTATAGGGGCACTTGCTGTCGTAGAGACTTTAGAGGCCTTTGGGATTGAGGCTAAAATAAAGTGGCCTAATGATGTTCTTATTGAAGGAAAAAAGGTCTGTGGTATTTTAGCGGAAGGAAAATATTCTGAAAGTGAGATAGACTATGTAGTCTTGGGCATTGGGCTAAACGTCAATATAGATAAAAATGATTTGCCTGAAAACATTAGGATGCACTCTATATCTTTGAAAGAGGTTTTAGGTGCAGAAATTCCAATAGAAGAAGTTTTTAAGGTTTTAATTCGCAGACTCGAGCACTGGTATGCCGTTTTTAAGGAAGAGAAGTATGAAGATATACTCCAAAAGTGGAGGGAGTATGCTATTTTAGGAAGAAAAGTTAGAATAATCCGGGAAGAGGGGGAGATTGAGGGCGTCGCCTTGGGTGTTGACGAACTTGGGGCGTTAATTGTCGAAACATCAACCGGCAAAAGGGAAAAGATAATATACGGGGATGTATCATTAAGATATGCCTAA
- a CDS encoding dicarboxylate/amino acid:cation symporter, with product MAKGILKSYLEYPVLQKILIGLILGAIVGLVFGSLGYGDQIAKIKPLGDLFIRLLKMLVMPIILASLVVGSASISPARLGRVGVKIVVYYLATSAFAVFFGLLMGNIFKPGLGMELGVGEGKAIQAQAPSLVDTLLNIVPKNPFAALSDGQVLPTIFFAIVLGVALSYLMESKDERIKNSATTLYRVFDGLAEAMYLMVRGVMQYAPIGVFALIAYIMAVQGTKVVGPLAKVTLAVYLGLILQIGLVYGILLKLFGINLMEFLSRAKDAMITAFVTRSSSGTLPVTMRVADEKMGVSRSIYSFTLPLGATINMDGTALYQGVCALFIANAIGQPLPFSQQLVIVLTAVLASIGTAGVPGAGAIMLAMVLESVGLPLEPGTAVALAYAMILGIDAILDMGRTMVNVTGDLAGTTIVAKTEGELDTSKW from the coding sequence ATGGCGAAAGGCATACTCAAGAGCTATTTAGAATACCCAGTTTTGCAGAAAATACTGATTGGTTTGATTTTGGGTGCTATTGTTGGTTTGGTTTTTGGAAGCCTTGGATACGGAGATCAGATAGCAAAGATAAAGCCTCTTGGAGATTTATTTATTAGATTGCTGAAGATGTTAGTGATGCCAATAATCTTAGCGTCTCTAGTGGTTGGTTCAGCAAGCATCAGCCCAGCAAGACTCGGAAGAGTAGGAGTTAAAATCGTCGTTTATTACCTCGCTACATCAGCATTCGCCGTGTTCTTTGGTCTGCTAATGGGGAACATATTTAAGCCAGGCCTTGGAATGGAGTTGGGGGTTGGAGAAGGAAAAGCAATTCAAGCTCAAGCACCTTCACTCGTGGACACGCTCTTAAATATAGTTCCAAAGAACCCATTCGCGGCGTTGTCTGACGGCCAAGTCCTCCCAACAATATTCTTCGCGATAGTTCTTGGAGTTGCATTAAGCTATTTAATGGAAAGCAAAGATGAGAGGATTAAGAACTCAGCTACCACCCTCTACAGAGTTTTCGATGGTCTTGCGGAGGCTATGTATCTCATGGTTAGAGGTGTCATGCAGTACGCTCCAATAGGTGTCTTTGCTTTGATCGCTTACATTATGGCAGTCCAAGGCACGAAAGTTGTGGGCCCATTAGCAAAAGTCACATTAGCGGTTTACTTAGGCTTGATACTTCAAATAGGACTTGTCTATGGCATTTTGCTAAAGCTCTTTGGAATAAACTTGATGGAGTTCCTAAGCAGGGCTAAAGACGCTATGATAACTGCCTTCGTCACGAGGAGTTCAAGTGGAACTTTGCCCGTAACAATGCGTGTTGCCGATGAAAAAATGGGGGTTTCAAGGTCAATTTACTCATTCACACTTCCGTTAGGTGCAACGATTAACATGGATGGAACAGCTTTATATCAAGGTGTCTGTGCATTGTTCATTGCAAACGCAATTGGACAACCTCTACCATTTAGCCAGCAGCTGGTGATAGTCTTAACAGCTGTTTTAGCTTCAATTGGAACAGCAGGTGTCCCTGGTGCTGGAGCAATAATGCTCGCCATGGTATTGGAGAGTGTTGGATTGCCATTAGAGCCTGGAACAGCCGTAGCATTAGCTTATGCAATGATCTTGGGAATTGATGCAATCCTTGACATGGGAAGAACTATGGTAAACGTTACGGGAGATCTGGCAGGAACCACTATAGTTGCAAAGACAGAAGGGGAATTAGATACAAGCAAGTGGTGA
- a CDS encoding 30S ribosomal protein S3ae yields MAKARSKRQAAAARDKWKMKEWFVVYAPDFFGNKEIGLTPADDPEKVKGRVIETTLKDLTGDFTKGQVKLYFQIYDVKGQNAYTKFKSHKLSRSYIRSLVRRRTTRIDGIFNVTTKDGYKLRVMGMVVAIRRIQTSQERAIREIMKDIIYKKAEEMTFSEFVLNAVNGKIGAEIAKEARKIYPLKRAEIRKIKVLEEPKA; encoded by the coding sequence ATGGCAAAAGCAAGATCTAAGAGGCAAGCTGCTGCCGCAAGAGATAAGTGGAAAATGAAAGAGTGGTTTGTAGTTTATGCTCCAGACTTTTTCGGAAACAAAGAGATTGGATTAACTCCCGCTGACGACCCAGAGAAGGTTAAGGGTAGGGTCATTGAGACAACACTCAAAGATTTGACCGGTGACTTTACCAAGGGACAGGTCAAGCTCTACTTCCAAATCTACGATGTTAAGGGCCAAAACGCCTACACTAAGTTCAAGAGCCACAAGCTCTCAAGGAGCTACATTAGGAGCCTCGTTAGGAGAAGAACCACTAGGATAGATGGAATATTCAACGTCACCACAAAGGATGGATACAAGCTTAGAGTAATGGGAATGGTTGTAGCTATCAGAAGAATCCAAACGAGCCAAGAGAGAGCAATTAGAGAAATAATGAAGGACATCATCTACAAGAAGGCTGAGGAGATGACATTCTCAGAGTTTGTCCTCAATGCAGTTAACGGTAAAATCGGCGCAGAGATTGCCAAGGAAGCTAGAAAGATATACCCACTTAAGAGGGCGGAGATTAGGAAGATTAAGGTCCTCGAAGAGCCAAAGGCTTGA
- a CDS encoding KEOPS complex subunit Pcc1: MKIKARAVIEWEYGDRERAEAIAEAVDVDNQNLPKNLNFKTYSKEGRVITKVKYLGEIESFIVAMDDLVFSIKIAEEVTSQNNTGKDEKVEV, from the coding sequence ATGAAGATCAAAGCAAGAGCAGTGATAGAGTGGGAATATGGAGATAGAGAGAGAGCAGAGGCCATAGCGGAAGCTGTGGATGTTGACAATCAAAACCTCCCAAAAAATTTAAATTTCAAAACATACTCGAAAGAGGGGAGGGTAATAACAAAAGTTAAATACCTAGGTGAGATTGAAAGCTTTATAGTGGCTATGGATGATTTGGTGTTTTCAATCAAGATTGCCGAAGAGGTAACGTCTCAAAATAATACCGGGAAAGATGAAAAAGTGGAGGTGTGA
- a CDS encoding single-stranded-DNA-specific exonuclease RecJ → MDKSAFLEKVREGADLIKMHIELGHTIRLISHRDADGITAGAILAKAVAREGANFHLSIVKQLSEDIIKDLARENHKIYVFSDLGSGSIKLIEDYLSDATVVIADHHPPEDGEITQENHLLINPTLFGANSVRDLSGSGVAYFVAKAMDKKNMDLSPLALVGAVGDMQEIDGTFHGMNLDIIEDAKSLDLVEVRKEIRLFGRETRTLAQMLTYASNPELPGITGDFRNAIEFLRSKGFDPDMKYWQLREEEKRKLHDALVIHLIKHEVPKEDIDRLIGDVVLIKLYREGDPRHEAREFATLLNATGRLNMGTLGVAICLGDEKAYNEAVKLVEEYKKEQIEMRSYLIKNWGSAVEKEHAYIFYAGKNIRDTMVGIAANMAINAQLASPEKPVIVVADSLEDEELVKGSARTTERALAKGYNLGDALREVASVLGGEGGGHAIAAGIRFPKSKIDEFVELINRALGKQLKEKREQDKSENTVSMEASE, encoded by the coding sequence ATGGATAAGAGTGCTTTCTTAGAAAAGGTTCGTGAAGGAGCAGACCTAATTAAAATGCACATCGAGTTAGGGCACACTATACGTTTGATTTCTCACAGAGACGCGGATGGAATCACAGCAGGCGCTATTTTGGCAAAAGCTGTAGCTAGAGAAGGTGCTAACTTCCATTTAAGCATCGTGAAGCAGCTCAGCGAAGACATAATAAAAGACCTAGCAAGGGAGAACCACAAAATCTATGTCTTCAGCGACTTAGGAAGCGGCTCCATAAAGCTCATAGAAGACTATTTAAGCGATGCCACTGTTGTTATAGCCGACCACCATCCACCGGAGGATGGTGAGATAACACAAGAAAACCACCTATTAATAAATCCTACACTCTTTGGAGCAAACAGTGTCCGTGATTTAAGTGGTTCTGGAGTTGCATATTTTGTAGCTAAGGCTATGGACAAGAAAAACATGGACTTGAGCCCACTAGCATTAGTGGGTGCCGTTGGAGATATGCAAGAAATAGACGGTACTTTTCACGGCATGAACTTGGACATCATAGAAGACGCGAAGAGCCTCGACTTGGTGGAGGTTCGCAAGGAGATCAGACTCTTTGGAAGGGAGACGAGAACGCTCGCTCAAATGCTCACCTACGCCTCGAACCCAGAGCTTCCTGGAATCACGGGAGATTTTAGGAACGCCATAGAGTTCCTCCGATCCAAGGGTTTTGACCCCGATATGAAATACTGGCAGCTTCGTGAGGAAGAAAAGAGAAAACTTCACGACGCTTTGGTGATACATCTAATCAAGCACGAGGTTCCAAAGGAAGACATCGACAGGCTCATTGGGGATGTGGTTCTAATCAAGCTTTACAGAGAAGGCGACCCAAGACACGAGGCCAGAGAATTCGCAACTCTACTCAATGCCACTGGAAGGCTTAACATGGGAACACTTGGCGTTGCTATATGCCTTGGCGATGAGAAGGCTTACAATGAAGCAGTCAAGCTTGTTGAGGAGTACAAGAAAGAGCAGATAGAGATGAGGAGTTACCTCATCAAAAACTGGGGCAGTGCTGTCGAGAAGGAGCACGCTTACATCTTCTATGCGGGCAAGAACATAAGGGATACTATGGTGGGAATAGCGGCGAACATGGCCATAAATGCTCAACTGGCCAGCCCCGAAAAGCCGGTAATAGTCGTCGCCGACAGCTTGGAAGACGAGGAGCTTGTCAAAGGCTCCGCCAGAACAACGGAGAGAGCTCTGGCAAAGGGATATAACCTTGGAGATGCTCTTAGGGAAGTTGCGAGTGTTCTAGGAGGCGAAGGTGGAGGACATGCAATAGCCGCGGGAATTAGGTTCCCCAAGAGCAAAATAGACGAATTTGTAGAGCTCATCAACAGGGCACTTGGAAAGCAGCTGAAAGAGAAAAGAGAACAGGATAAAAGTGAAAACACAGTTTCAATGGAGGCAAGCGAATGA
- a CDS encoding 30S ribosomal protein S15 codes for MVRLHTYKRGKSGSKRPPRTAPPTWVEYTAEEVENLVIQFAKQGYSSAMIGTVLRDQYGIPSVRLITGKRITKILEENGLAPQIPEDLMFLIRKAVNLRRHLEEHPKDLHSARGLQLIESKIRRLVKYYRRTGKLPAKWRYDPETAKLLVR; via the coding sequence ATGGTAAGGTTGCACACATACAAAAGAGGAAAATCCGGTTCAAAGAGACCACCAAGGACTGCCCCACCAACTTGGGTGGAGTATACTGCTGAAGAGGTTGAGAATTTAGTAATTCAATTTGCAAAGCAAGGTTATTCAAGTGCTATGATTGGCACTGTTTTGAGGGATCAATACGGTATCCCGAGCGTTAGGCTCATCACAGGGAAGAGGATCACAAAAATACTTGAAGAGAACGGCTTAGCTCCACAGATCCCAGAGGACTTAATGTTCCTAATCAGGAAGGCAGTTAACTTAAGGAGACACCTCGAAGAGCACCCCAAGGACCTACACTCAGCCAGGGGACTCCAATTAATCGAGAGCAAGATTAGAAGGCTTGTTAAGTACTACAGAAGAACAGGAAAACTACCCGCAAAGTGGAGATACGACCCAGAGACTGCAAAGCTTTTGGTACGCTGA